CCTTCGCGGCGGGGCTCCGGCCCGCCACCGGTCGCTGCCCGCTGCGCTGCGGCCTCCGCCACCACCTGCAGTCCGCCGGAACGGCCGCCGCCGCCTTCTCCGTGACCACCCTCGCGATGCTCGTCCTGCACGCGATCGAAGGCACACCGGGTCTCGCCGTCGAGCAGACCGTCTACCTCTCCGCCTCGGGCCTCGCCGGCGTCGGCCGCTTCCTGGCACTGCGCCTGTACGTCTTCGCCACGGCCCCCGAGCAGCGGCCCGTGCCGGTCTCCGTCGACCTCCACCGGTCCCCGACGCGCCGCGAGTCGCTCACCACCGCGTCCTGACCGGACGGGAGCGGCGCCGATCCCCTCGGCCCGGCCCTCTCGGCCCGACCCCCCGCGCCGCCATGGCGCCATGCCGTGCTGCCCGCGCCCCCGGCTCCCACGCCCACGCGCGCCACACGCCACCCACCACCGGAGCACCCGCGCACCCGCGCACCCCAGGCACGCCACTCACACCCGCACCCGCCCACCCCGTCCGACCCTCAACCACCCAACGGGAGCCCCACCGTGGCTACGTTCCTCTCCGCACTCGGCCGTCTCGCCTTCCGTCGTAAGGGGGTGACGCTGCTGCTCTGGCTGTTGGTCTTCGTCGGCATGGGCGTCGCCGCCTCGTCCGCGCCGGCGCCGCCCCCCGACACGTTCTCGATGCCGGGCACCGAGTCGCAGGAGGCCTTCGACCTGCTGACCGAGAAGTTCCCCGACGCGGGCGTCGACGGCGCCACCGCGCGGGTCGTCGTCCGCGCCCCCGAGGGGACGAAGATCACGACCCCCTCGGCGCGGACCCGCGTCGACCGTCTCGTCGCCGAGCTGGGGACGTCGTCCCCGCAGGTGGTGGGCGTCGCGAACCCGTACACGTCGCCCGCCGTCAGCATCAGCGAGGACGGGACGACCGCCTATCTGGTGGTGACGTACGAGGTCCCCGCGGCGGCGGTCGACGACGCGGCGCACGACGCCCTCGACGCGGCCACCGAGCACGCCCGCGCGGCGGGGCTCACCGTCGAGGCCGGCGGTGACGCCGTGAAGATCGAGCAGGCCATGGGCGGCACGGGCGAGCAGATCGGCGTCCTGGTCTCCGCGTTCGTCCTCGTCCTGACCTTCGGCTCGATGATCGCGGCCGGAATGCCGCTGATCACCGCACTGATCGGGGTCGGCATCGGCATCTCGGGCATCACCGCCCTCGGCTCCACCTTCGGCCTCTCCGGCACCACATCGACCCTCGCGATGATGATCGGCCTCGCGGTCGGCATCGACTACGCCCTGTTCATCGTGTCCCGTTTCCGCACCGAGCGGGCCGAGGGACGTACTCCCGAGGAGGCCGCGGGACGGGCGGTCGGCACCGCCGGCTCGGCCGTCGTCTTCGCCGGCCTCACCGTGATCGTCGCCCTCGCCGGGCTCGCCGTCGTCGACATCCCGATGCTCACCAAGATGGGCCTGGCCGCGGCCGGTACCGTCGCCGTCGCCGTACTCGTCGCGATCACGCTGGTCCCCGCCCTGCTCGGCCTCGCGCCGGTCAAGGTGATGGCCCGCAAGGGGCGTCTGCGGTACGCCGTGAAGCCGCTGTCGGACCGTCAGCGGCGCCGGGCCGCCCGGCACGAGGCGAAGCTCGCCCGGAGGACGAAGCCCAACCTGGGGACGCGCTGGGCCCGTTACGTCCTGCGCCACCCCGTGGTCGTCCTGCTCGTCGGCGTGATCGGCCTCGGCACCGTCGCCGTGCCGGCCGCGAGCCTGGAGCTCGGCCTGCCGGGCGAGGGCCAGATGTCGACGCGGACGACCCAGCGCAAGGCGTACGACCTGCTCTCGGAGTCCTTCGGGCCCGGCTTCAACGGCCCGCTGACGGTCACGGTACAGACCCTGCCCACCGACTCCGCGAACGCCAGGACCGCGGCCACTGCCCCTGACACGGCCGCGGCCACGGCCGATGAGATCGGCAAGGTCCTCGCGAGGACGCCCGGCGTGGCCTCGGTCTCGCCGGCCACCGCCGACAGGACGGGCGACACCGCCCTCCTCACCGTCGTGCCCACCACCGGGCCGACCGAGAAGGAGACGGAGGAGCTGGTCCACGCACTCCGCGACACCGCCGACGACCTGGAGCGGACCACCGCGGCACGGATCCTCGTGACCGGCCAGACGGCCCTGTTCATCGACTTCTCTCAGACCCTCGACGACGCGCTCCTGCCCTATCTGGCCCTGGTCGTGGGTCTCGCCTTCCTCCTCCTGATGGTGGTCTTCCGCTCGGTCCTGGTCCCGCTCAAGGCGGCCCTCGGGTTCCTGCTGTCGGTGGCGGCGGCGCTCGGCGCAGTCGTGGCGGTCTTCCAGTGGGGCTGGCTGGCCGACGTATTCGGCATCGACGCACCGGGCCCGATCATGAGCACGATGCCGATCTTCATGATCGGCGTGGTCTTCGGCCTCGCGATGGACTACGAGGTCTTCCTGGTCAGCCGGATGCGTGAGTCGTACGCCCAGGGTGCCCGCCCGGGCGAGGCGGTCGTCGACGGCTTCCGCCACGGCGGCCGGGTGGTCGGCGCGGCCGCGGTCATCATGATGAGCGTCTTCTCCGGCTTCATCGTGGAGGACAACGACTTCGTGAAGATGATCGGCTTCGCCCTCGCGATCGCGGTCCTCTTCGATGCCTTCGTGGTCCGGATGGCGATCGTGCCGGCGTTGTTCGCCCTGCTCGGCAGGTCCGCGTGGTGGCTGCCGAAGTGGCTGGACCGGGTCCTGCCCCGGGTGGACGTGGAGGGCGAGAAGCTCACCGGGGCGCAGACGGCGCCACGCTCACCGCGGGAGAGCACGCCGGTCGGCTGATCCCCGCACGCAGCCCTCCCGCAGCCCTCCCGCAACCCCCAGCAGGCCCGACATCAGGCGCCCGATGGCACCGGCCCACCCAGGCCGGCGCCATGGGGCGCTTTCCCGCGGCCGGGATCGAACCCGGCAAAGGAGCTGGTCAGAGGAGTGAGGCGCCACGTGGCGACACCCAGACGCAAGCATGGCGCCACAATGACTCGACATGGCGCCATCGCTGTGCCACGATGATGGCGCAAGCACGGCACGGAATGGCGCCACACAAGCGCCACTCCTGTCCGAGCTTCACCCCGGCTCCGCCAGCCCGACCCCGGCCCCACCCCCAGCCCATCCCGGAAGAGAAAGGCCCGCAGACCATGAGCACCACGAACCGCCGCACGGACACGGCAACCGCAGCCGCCGCAGCGGCCACCACAGCCCCCGGCACGCGCTCCACGGCGATCTCCGCGACCGGCCTGCGCAAGTCGTACGGCGACAAGGTGGTGCTGGACGGCATCGACCTGCGGATCCCCGAGGGCACGATCTTCGCCCTGCTCGGCCCCAACGGCGCGGGCAAGACGACGACGGTCGAGATCCTCTCCACCCTCATCACGGCCGACGGGGGCGAGGCCCGGATCGCGGGCCACGACGTGAAGGCCGACGCCGACTCGGTACGCACCCTGATCGGCGTCACCGGCCAGTTCGCCGCCGTCGACGGGCTGCTGACCGCAGAGGAGAACCTGCTCCTCATGGCCGACCTCTACCACCTGAGCCGCGGTGAGGGCCGGCGCCGTACCGCCGAACTCCTGGAGCGGTTCGACCTGACCGAGGCCGCCCGCAAGAACGTCGCCACCTTCTCCGGCGGCATGCGCCGCAAGCTCGACCTGGCGATGACACTGGTCGGCCGGCCGCGGATCATCTTCCTCGACGAGCCGACCACCGGCCTCGACCCGCGCAGCCGCCGCGACATGTGGGAGCTCATCAGGGACCTGGTCACGGAGCAGGGCGTGACGATCTTCCTCACCACGCAGTACCTGGAGGAGGCCGACCACCTCGCCGACCGCATCGCGGTGCTCGACCACGGCAGGCTCGTCGCCGAAGGCACGGCGGAGGAGCTGAAGCGGCTGATCCCGGGCGGCCACGTGCGCGTCCGGTTCGCCGACGAGACCCACCTCGCCACGGCGGCCGCGGTCTTCGGTATCGCCACCGTCGACGACGAGGCGCTCACGCTGCAGATCCCCAGCGACGGCTCGGTCACCAACCTCCGCGCCATCCTCGACGCCCTGGACGGCACCGAGGCTCGGGCCGAGTCGCTCACCGTGCACACCCCGGACCTCGACGACGTCTTCCTCACCCTCACCGGCAAGCAGAACGCCCCCACCGTCCCCGCCCCGTCCCACGCCACCACCCCGCAGAAGGAGTCGACCCGATGAGCACCGCGACCCTCTCCCCGGCGAAGCCCGCCCGCTCGTACGCCCTGCGCGACTCCCTGACGATGCTGCGCCGCAACATCAAGCACATGCAGCGCTACCCGTCGATGACGATCTCGATCCTCGTCATGCCGCTCCTGATGCTGCTGCTCTTCGTGTACGTCTTCGGCGGCGCGCTCGGCGCCGGCATCGGGGCGGGCGGCGACCGCGGCGACTACATCAACTACCTGGTGCCCGGCATCATCCTGATGGCCGCGACCTCGGGGGCCGTGGCGACGGCCGTGTCGGTCTGCACCGATATGACCGAGGGCATCGTCAACCGCTTCCGCACGATGTCGATCTCCCGCGGCTCCATCCTCACGGGCCACGTCATGGGCAGCGTCCTCCAGGTCGCCACGGTCCTGGTCCTGGTCACCGGCGTCTCCCTGGCGATCGGCTTCCGGCCCGACGCCTCGGTCGTCGAGTGGGCGGCCGCCGCGGGCCTGCTCCTCTTCCTCGCCTTCGGCATGGCCTGGCTGTCCGCCGCGATGGGCATGGGCGCCAAGACGGTCGAGTCCGCGAGCAACGCCCCGCTGCCGCTGACCTTCCTGCCCTTCCTCGGCAGCGCGGTCGTCCCCCCGGAGTCCATGCCGACGGCCCTGCGCTGGTTCGCCGAGTACCAGCCCTTCACCCCGATCAACGAGACCCTCCGCGGCCTCCTGCTCGGCACGGACATCGGCAACGCCGGCTGGATCGCCCTGGCCTGGTGCACGGCCCTCGCCGCCCTCGGCTACTTCTGGTCCCGCGCGGTCTTCAACCGCGAGGTCACCCGCTGACCCCCCGGGCCGCCCACGACGGAAGGGTGGGCCCGGAAGCAATCCCGGGCCCACCCTCCACAACACCGCATCACCTCAGCACACCCCCACGCCCGTCCGCTACGCTGTCTCCGTCCGCCTTCGTAGCTCAGGGGATAGAGCACCGCTCTCCTAAAGCGGGTGTCGCAGGTTCGAATCCTGCCGGGGGCACAAGTCCGATGGCCACACCTGAACGTTCAGGTGTGGCCATCGGCCGTCTACGGCTGACACCCACGGCACTGGTCGGAATCGACCGGCCTGCATGAGGCGCGGCCCATGTGTGGACCAGCGGGACATACCAGCCCACCTCGACGCTCTTGAGCTGCCAATACGTCGGGGAGGCATGCGCCCTCTGGAGCCGTGCGCGCAGGTTCGATCCTGCACGGGCACTCAGCTCAGCTCGGAGAGCGTGATCAAGGCGCCGACCAGTGTCGCCATGCCGCGTCCGACCGGTGCCCGTGCCGCGGCCGGGCCCCGTTGACGGAGCGCTGGGCGGGGGTGAGGGAGGCCGGTGGCGGCCCAGGAGCTGGCACCCTGGTAAGCGCTGCCGGCGAGCAGACCGATCACCGCGGTGACATACACGTGGGCGGTGCCGACGGATACCCCGAAGCCGGCCGCTATCCGGGGGAGGGTGTCGTGGAGGCGCAGGTACATCAGACAGGTCCGCTGCCCTTGGCCGGCCGGCACGGTGGGAGTAGCTCTCGCAGCAGTTCCGGGGCGAGCGGATCACCACGTCGGTGGACGGGGGCTCACCCGGGCCAGCCTGGCTGGGACGCTCCTGGGCGCACCCGGCCCCCGACCGAAAGCGCTGGTCGGGGGCCGGCTCCCAGGTGCGCGTCGGTGTCGGCTCGGCCGACGGGACTCGCGCCTTACGCGTGCCCGGAACTAGAACCGTCCACGGATCTGCTTACCCGTGCCGCTCTCCGGGTGGTTCAGCGCGTCGTAGACCTTGTGGCCGGAGTCACGGGCACCGCCGGCCCAGGACACGGATCCCCGGTCGGTGACCTTGGCCGCGATGCCGCCCCAGTACTTCGCCTCGCGCTCCCACTCGATGCCCTCCAGCAGGCGCTCCAGCGTGACGCCCTCGGGAAGGGGGTCGGCGCTCCAGGACATGGTGCGGTTCATGGTCGCGCCGAGGCCGGCCACGACGGCGGGGGCGGTGACGGCGGCCTTGGCGTGGAAGAGCTCGGCGTTTTCCTGCAGGAAGGCGCCCACCGTCTCCATGACCTCGCGCTGGACGACGGCCCTGTCCGGGCGGTCGCCGCTCTCGTCGGCGGGGATGTCCTCGTGCTCGATGTTGGTCGACGCGGCGTGGATACCGGCCTTGCCGAGCATGGCCGTCGCGATGAGGGTCCGCAGGACCGACATCGTCATCCACTCCGGAGCCTTGTCCGACACCTGGCGCTTGCCGGTGAGGATGAGGCTGGACAGCGGGACCGTGGTCTCGCCGAGCGGCACGTGCAGCGACTCCATCAGCTTGCGCGTCACGGTGGTGCCGAAGTCGCGGCCGTCCATGGACATGGCCAGAGACTTGTCGACCGGAACGCCCTTCAGGTTGCGGTCGTGGAAGATCTGGCGTGCGGCCATGACACCGATGCCGTGGAAGATCTCGAACGACAGCGGGATCGCACCGAAGTCGCAGTCCTGCAGGCCGTAGGCAGCCGGGTTGTTCTTGATCCGGTGCCAGGCGGTGACCTGGGTCTCGCTGTCGAGGACGTAGAGGCCGTCCTTGATCGGCAGGGCCGAGGTGCCCTCCTCGGAGACGATCAGCGGGCGCGGCGACCACAGGGTGATCTGCGGCAGCGACCATGCGTCGTCGAAGTCCCCCCGCAGTCCGGCCGCGATGTAGTCGGCGTATTCGCCGACGTTCTTGGCCTTCTTGCTGCTCGCCGTGCCGATCTGCCGCTGGATGTCGGCGCGCGTGCGGGCGTATTCGCTGATCGGCTGCCCGGCCTTCTGGGCGCGCTTGGCGGCGTCCTCGACCTCCTGGGGGTCGTTCACGATGGCCAGCAGGTTCTCGCAGTCGATGACGCCGTTCGCCATGACCCCCTTGCGGATCTCCCGAAGGTCGGCGGGCAGTCCGGTGGTCACCGGCTTCAGAGACGCGGTCGTGTTCATGGTTCTCCCCCTCGCAAGCGGTGCCTTGACGCACCGTCATGTGTGAGGACGCTATCGGACGCATCGTCAGAGAGTCAACTGAGGTCGCCCTAGACTCCTCTTCACGCCTTCCGCAGTTCGCCATTTTGAGCTGCGGATGCGCCTAGAGCCTTGAAATCGCCACCGCGGTAGACAGTTTTTGGTCACGCTCACCGTCCGCGGTTGCGGTAGGCGTCTCCCCAGGCGGACAGGCTCACGCGGCCTGCCCTCGGCAGCCCATCCCGCCGGGTCGGCCAGGTCAGGGCTCGGAAACGCCACGCGAGCCTGTCCGCCTGGGCGCCCCGTCCGAGGACGGCTCCCGCAGCGCGGGTATCGTGCGACCCGGTCGGTCGAACAGTCTTCTCGGCGGGGGCGGCATGCACGACGAACGGATCGATGAGCGGCTGTCCGACGAGGAGCTGGAGCTGTTCGTCCAGTATCTGCACCGGTTCGCGCACCACGAGGTGGACGTCTTCCTGAACCTCGAGGTCGGCCATCCCGCGTATCCGGTCTACGTGACGTTCGGCCAGGACTACCCTCCGATCGGGGAAGCCTCGGACTGCCGGCGGCCGTTCGCGGACCGGCGGCGGCCGACGTCCGCAGCCGGTCCCGAGAACGCCGGGTAGGGGGCCCGACCGGTGATGCCGCCGAGCCGTCCCCGTCGTCTCAGCCCCGTATGTCCCCCTGTCGAGCGAAGGTGGGTTTCATGAGCCTGTTGCCGTTTGTCGATGAGCATGTCGTCGTCGTGGACTCCGGGGTCGAGGAGTTGTGGGGACGACTCGTCGTGAACGTCGGGCGGTCGCTGTCCACGGCCGGTGGGGCGCGGTACGCGCGGGTCGTGGGGGCCGTGCCCCGGGCCGCGTCCGGGGTTCGGCCGCTGGGTGTCGGGTCCGAGTTCCCCGGGTTTCGGGTCGCCCGGCTCGTGCCGGGGCGGGAGCTGGCGCTGGAGGGGCGGCACCGGTTCTCCTCGTACAGCCTCGTCTTCCGGGTCGAGGAGCTGGCGGGCGGGCGCTGTCGGCTGCGGGCCGAGACCCGCGCCGTCTTTCCCGGGGCGGCCGGGCGCGTCTACCGGGCGCTCGTCATCCGGAGCGGTGGGCACGCCTTCGCCATGCGGCGGATGCTGGCCGGATACCGGCGGCGTCCGTGACCCCCGCGGGGCCGGCTGGATACCGGCGGCGTCCGCGACCCCAGCGGAAACCGACCGGACACCGGCAGCACCCGTGACCCCGGTGGAGGCTCAGCGGAGTTCTTCCGGGCACGGCGTGCCCCGGGAGAGCTTGTACGGGGCCGCCAGGCGGTAGACGCCCGCCTTCGGGGCGACCAGTTGCGTCCATTCGTCGCCCTCCACGTCCGCCTCCGTCTTGAAGAGACAGCCCTCCTCGTTGGCGAAGACCTTCGGGATCTCGGTGTCCGACTCCTCGCGGGCCAGCTTCGACGCCTCCGTCTCCTGCGGGGGTTCGATCTTGCCGCCGTTCTCGTCCACCAGGGCCAGCCACGGCGAGTAAGGGACGCGGATCAGGACCCGGCCGGGGGTCTCGACGCGGATCACCACCTCGTTCTCCTCCGCGCTCTCCACCTCCGCCGGAGGGTCCGCCAGGGGCGTCGGGTCCGCGACCTCGTACAGGCGCCAGTTCTCGTCCGACCAGACCTGCTCCAGGTACGGCAGGCCCTCGCCGACCAGCTCCGCCTCCTGCTGCGCGCCCGAGTCGGGCGCGCCGGTCGGCAGCACCACGTAGTGGACGGCCCAGCGGTGCAGCCACTCCTCGTAGTTCACGGAGTTCAGCGTGTCGTCGTAGAAGAGCGGGTTGCGCTCCATGTCCGCCTGACGGTTCCAGCCCCGTGCCAGGTTGATGTACGGGCTCAGCGCCGAGGACTCGCGGTGGCTCGACGCCGGTACGACCTCCACCCGCGCCTTGCGCGCGTCCCGCACCTGGAGCTGGTTGACCAGCGGCGCGAGCTCGCGGGCCCAGGAGGCGTCCGGGGCCGTACGGATCACGTCGTCGACGCCCTTGAAGCCGATCCAGAAGTTCAGGCCGACGAAGGCCAGGACCAGCGCGTACCAGCGACGGGAGCGCGGCGCCGTGTACGGCAGGGCCGCCAGCAGCACGACGCCAGCGAAGAGCATCGGGAGCCGCGAGATGTTCGAGCCGATCTGCGAGTCGATCAGCCAGGTCAGCAGGGTGCCGATCGTGTACACCGCCGCCGCGGTGCGCACCGTCCGCCAGTCCTTCGGGACGAGGAAGAAGGTCAGCACTCCGAAGAGCAGCGGCAGCGCCGTCGAGCCGAAGGCCATCGGCTGGGTGCCCGAGAAGGGGAACAGCCACGAGGACAGGGCCACGACCGCCACGGGGGCCAGACCCAGCGCGTACGCGCCCGGCCGCCGGCGGTTCAGGAACAGCGCCGCCGCCGCGACCCCCAGGAACAGACCCGCCACCGGGCTGCACGCCGTCGCCAGACCCGCGAGCGGCGCCGCCACCGCGGCCTTCGCCCAGCGCTTGTGGCGCCAGCGGTGCGGCCAGCAGAACACCGCCGCGACCGCGCCGACCGCGAACATCATGCCGAGACCGAACGTCACCCGGCCCGACAGGGCGTTGCAGAGGAACGCGAAGACACCCGCGATCGAGCACGCGAGCGGATTGCGGACCGCCCGCACCCGCACCAGGATCAGCGCGGTCAGCCCCGCCGACAGCGTCCCCGCGACCATCATCGTGCTGCGCACACCGAGCATCGACATCAGGTACGGCGACACGACGCTGTACGACACCGGGTGCATCCCGCCGTACCAGGCCAGGTTGTACGCCGAGTCGGGGTGCCGGCCGACGAACTCGGCCCACGCGTCCTGCGCCGCCAGGTCGCCGCCGCTGTTCGCGAAGAAGAAGAACCACAGGATGTGGGTGACGGCCGCGAGGCCGGTGGCCACCAGGACCGTGTAGCGGCGCTTCCGCCGCGGGGCCGGGGCCGGGGCGGTGGACGCCGGGGCGGGCCGCTGCGCCGGAAGCACTATTCGCGGGAGCGAATCACTGGACGCGTCGGGTTCCGCGTGCGGACCGGCGTCGGAACGGGCATCGGGACGGGCGACGGCAGGGCCGTCGGCCCGGGCGTCGGCATGGCCGGAGTCAGGGGCTGAGTCCGCGCGGTCGGCGCGTGTCGGCTCGGCGGTGGTCACTACGGCCCTTTCCCGTGCTGCCCGTCTCACTTCTCGCGCGTGAGTCACGCGTCGTACTCGTCCCCGGGAAAACGCTAACAGCTGGGCCCCCCGGAGAACCCGGGGAGCCCGGCCGAGCGGGTGGCCGCCCGGCCCGAGGAACTCGGCGAGCGGCCGTCCCGGACGCGTCAGCCCACGCGCGTGAGCTTCTTCTCGAAGCCGGGCTCCGCCAGGTCCGCCTGGAGCGCGACCGGGGAGCTGACCTTGCCGGCGCCCGTGCCGATCGACACCTGGCCGATGATGTCGCCCGCCTTGCCGGCGTGCGGGACGGCCTTGCCGCCGTCCGTCAGCGCCAGCTTCACCTGGAGGCCCGGCCAGCCGATCGCCTTCAGTTCCCTCGTCGCCACGACCGGCGTCCGGCCGCCCAGGCCGTCGTCGACGTAACCGAGGACCTGGCCCTTGCGGACCACGGCTGCCGAGGCGACGTCCTTCTGGGCCTGCTGGA
This sequence is a window from Streptomyces sp. NBC_00691. Protein-coding genes within it:
- a CDS encoding MMPL family transporter translates to MATFLSALGRLAFRRKGVTLLLWLLVFVGMGVAASSAPAPPPDTFSMPGTESQEAFDLLTEKFPDAGVDGATARVVVRAPEGTKITTPSARTRVDRLVAELGTSSPQVVGVANPYTSPAVSISEDGTTAYLVVTYEVPAAAVDDAAHDALDAATEHARAAGLTVEAGGDAVKIEQAMGGTGEQIGVLVSAFVLVLTFGSMIAAGMPLITALIGVGIGISGITALGSTFGLSGTTSTLAMMIGLAVGIDYALFIVSRFRTERAEGRTPEEAAGRAVGTAGSAVVFAGLTVIVALAGLAVVDIPMLTKMGLAAAGTVAVAVLVAITLVPALLGLAPVKVMARKGRLRYAVKPLSDRQRRRAARHEAKLARRTKPNLGTRWARYVLRHPVVVLLVGVIGLGTVAVPAASLELGLPGEGQMSTRTTQRKAYDLLSESFGPGFNGPLTVTVQTLPTDSANARTAATAPDTAAATADEIGKVLARTPGVASVSPATADRTGDTALLTVVPTTGPTEKETEELVHALRDTADDLERTTAARILVTGQTALFIDFSQTLDDALLPYLALVVGLAFLLLMVVFRSVLVPLKAALGFLLSVAAALGAVVAVFQWGWLADVFGIDAPGPIMSTMPIFMIGVVFGLAMDYEVFLVSRMRESYAQGARPGEAVVDGFRHGGRVVGAAAVIMMSVFSGFIVEDNDFVKMIGFALAIAVLFDAFVVRMAIVPALFALLGRSAWWLPKWLDRVLPRVDVEGEKLTGAQTAPRSPRESTPVG
- a CDS encoding ATP-binding cassette domain-containing protein; translation: MSTTNRRTDTATAAAAAATTAPGTRSTAISATGLRKSYGDKVVLDGIDLRIPEGTIFALLGPNGAGKTTTVEILSTLITADGGEARIAGHDVKADADSVRTLIGVTGQFAAVDGLLTAEENLLLMADLYHLSRGEGRRRTAELLERFDLTEAARKNVATFSGGMRRKLDLAMTLVGRPRIIFLDEPTTGLDPRSRRDMWELIRDLVTEQGVTIFLTTQYLEEADHLADRIAVLDHGRLVAEGTAEELKRLIPGGHVRVRFADETHLATAAAVFGIATVDDEALTLQIPSDGSVTNLRAILDALDGTEARAESLTVHTPDLDDVFLTLTGKQNAPTVPAPSHATTPQKESTR
- a CDS encoding ABC transporter permease, which produces MSTATLSPAKPARSYALRDSLTMLRRNIKHMQRYPSMTISILVMPLLMLLLFVYVFGGALGAGIGAGGDRGDYINYLVPGIILMAATSGAVATAVSVCTDMTEGIVNRFRTMSISRGSILTGHVMGSVLQVATVLVLVTGVSLAIGFRPDASVVEWAAAAGLLLFLAFGMAWLSAAMGMGAKTVESASNAPLPLTFLPFLGSAVVPPESMPTALRWFAEYQPFTPINETLRGLLLGTDIGNAGWIALAWCTALAALGYFWSRAVFNREVTR
- a CDS encoding DNA sulfur modification protein DndB; this translates as MNTTASLKPVTTGLPADLREIRKGVMANGVIDCENLLAIVNDPQEVEDAAKRAQKAGQPISEYARTRADIQRQIGTASSKKAKNVGEYADYIAAGLRGDFDDAWSLPQITLWSPRPLIVSEEGTSALPIKDGLYVLDSETQVTAWHRIKNNPAAYGLQDCDFGAIPLSFEIFHGIGVMAARQIFHDRNLKGVPVDKSLAMSMDGRDFGTTVTRKLMESLHVPLGETTVPLSSLILTGKRQVSDKAPEWMTMSVLRTLIATAMLGKAGIHAASTNIEHEDIPADESGDRPDRAVVQREVMETVGAFLQENAELFHAKAAVTAPAVVAGLGATMNRTMSWSADPLPEGVTLERLLEGIEWEREAKYWGGIAAKVTDRGSVSWAGGARDSGHKVYDALNHPESGTGKQIRGRF
- a CDS encoding MFS transporter, which produces MTTAEPTRADRADSAPDSGHADARADGPAVARPDARSDAGPHAEPDASSDSLPRIVLPAQRPAPASTAPAPAPRRKRRYTVLVATGLAAVTHILWFFFFANSGGDLAAQDAWAEFVGRHPDSAYNLAWYGGMHPVSYSVVSPYLMSMLGVRSTMMVAGTLSAGLTALILVRVRAVRNPLACSIAGVFAFLCNALSGRVTFGLGMMFAVGAVAAVFCWPHRWRHKRWAKAAVAAPLAGLATACSPVAGLFLGVAAAALFLNRRRPGAYALGLAPVAVVALSSWLFPFSGTQPMAFGSTALPLLFGVLTFFLVPKDWRTVRTAAAVYTIGTLLTWLIDSQIGSNISRLPMLFAGVVLLAALPYTAPRSRRWYALVLAFVGLNFWIGFKGVDDVIRTAPDASWARELAPLVNQLQVRDARKARVEVVPASSHRESSALSPYINLARGWNRQADMERNPLFYDDTLNSVNYEEWLHRWAVHYVVLPTGAPDSGAQQEAELVGEGLPYLEQVWSDENWRLYEVADPTPLADPPAEVESAEENEVVIRVETPGRVLIRVPYSPWLALVDENGGKIEPPQETEASKLAREESDTEIPKVFANEEGCLFKTEADVEGDEWTQLVAPKAGVYRLAAPYKLSRGTPCPEELR